In one window of Haloimpatiens sp. FM7315 DNA:
- a CDS encoding septum formation initiator family protein, protein MNKVIMMDKNSIRGNTVLKPSKNNETSDESYKELLKKQKELLHKNRKKVLMKKMKIIRNIGVTFLVAMLLLVRFAVICNLKQNVANTEKNITKISKENENLKVELLKYDNIQYIEKIAAKKLNMEKATLNNALYCNLEKNHVTKEIENKNKPKKNSVMQYLISKLF, encoded by the coding sequence GTGAATAAAGTGATAATGATGGATAAGAATAGTATAAGAGGCAATACTGTATTAAAGCCAAGCAAGAACAATGAAACTTCTGATGAAAGTTATAAAGAGCTTTTAAAAAAACAAAAAGAGTTACTTCATAAAAACAGAAAAAAAGTATTGATGAAAAAAATGAAAATTATTAGAAATATAGGAGTGACATTTTTAGTTGCGATGCTACTTTTAGTTAGATTTGCTGTTATATGCAATTTGAAGCAAAATGTTGCAAATACAGAAAAAAACATTACGAAAATATCTAAAGAAAACGAAAATTTAAAAGTGGAATTATTGAAGTATGACAATATACAATATATAGAAAAAATAGCGGCGAAAAAATTAAATATGGAAAAAGCAACTTTGAATAATGCGCTTTATTGTAATTTAGAGAAAAACCATGTAACTAAGGAAATAGAAAATAAAAATAAACCTAAGAAAAATTCTGTTATGCAGTATTTGATCAGCAAGTTATTTTAA